One window of Elaeis guineensis isolate ETL-2024a chromosome 11, EG11, whole genome shotgun sequence genomic DNA carries:
- the LOC105053518 gene encoding benzyl alcohol O-benzoyltransferase: MASSLTFKVRRHEPVLVAPAEPTPHEFKRLSDIDDQEGLRFQIPVIQFYRNDPSMAGRDPARVIREALAKTLVHYYPFAGRLREGARRKLVVECTGEGVLFIEADADVRLEQFGDALQPPFPCLEELLYNVEGSGEVLNAPLLLIQVTRLQCGGFIFAIRLNHTMSDAQGLVQFMNTVAEFARGLPAPTVSPVWKREILDARFPPQPTFAHREYDEVPDTKGTIIPLDDMAHRSFFFGPAEIAALRERVPPHLRRSSTFEVLTACLWKCRTVALSPDPEEEVRIICIVNARGKHASQIPKGYYGNAFAFPVAVSAAGKLCGNPLGYALERVKKAKGEVNEEYVKSVADLMVLRGRPHFTVVRSYLVSDVTKAGFGDVDFGWGKAVYGGPAKGGVGAIPGVASFYIPFKNAKGEDGIVVPICLPAPAMERFVAEIEGLMKEPAAEENMERTTSPHIMSAL; this comes from the exons ATGGCGTCGTCGCTAACCTTCAAGGTTCGCCGGCACGAGCCCGTGCTCGTTGCTCCGGCGGAGCCCACCCCACACGAGTTCAAGCGGCTCTCCGACATCGACGACCAAGAAGGCCTCCGCTTCCAAATCCCAGTGATCCAATTCTACCGCAACGATCCCTCCATGGCAGGGCGAGACCCTGCGAGGGTCATCCGCGAGGCCCTCGCCAAGACCCTCGTCCACTACTACCCCTTCGCCGGCCGGCTCAGGGAGGGGGCCCGCCGGAAGCTCGTGGTGGAGTGCACCGGCGAGGGGGTGCTGTTCATCGAGGCGGATGCCGACGTCCGTCTCGAGCAGTTTGGCGATGCTCTGCAGCCGCCGTTCCCGTGCCTCGAGGAGCTCCTCTACAACGTTGAGGGCTCCGGAGAGGTGCTTAACGCCCCCCTCTTGTTGATTCAG gtgACTCGGTTGCAGTGCGGTGGGTTCATCTTTGCCATCCGGCTCAACCACACCATGTCCGATGCGCAGGGTCTGGTCCAGTTCATGAACACGGTGGCCGAGTTCGCCCGCGGCCTGCCTGCCCCCACCGTTTCCCCCGTCTGGAAACGTGAGATCCTGGATGCACGTTTCCCACCGCAGCCCACCTTTGCCCACCGCGAGTACGACGAGGTCCCGGACACCAAGGGCACGATCATCCCGTTGGACGACATGGCTCACAGATCGTTCTTCTTCGGCCCCGCCGAGATAGCTGCCCTCCGGGAACGCGTCCCCCCTCATCTCCGCAGGAGCTCCACCTTCGAGGTCCTCACGGCGTGCCTCTGGAAGTGCCGCACCGTGGCTCTCTCCCCCGATCCCGAAGAGGAGGTCCGCATAATCTGCATCGTGAACGCCCGCGGCAAGCACGCGAGCCAGATCCCGAAGGGCTACTACGGGAACGCGTTCGCGTTTCCCGTGGCGGTGTCCGCGGCGGGGAAACTATGCGGGAATCCGCTGGGGTACGCGCTGGAGCGGGTGAAGAAGGCGAAAGGCGAGGTGAACGAGGAGTACGTGAAGTCGGTGGCGGACCTGATGGTGCTGAGAGGGCGTCCGCACTTCACGGTGGTGCGGTCGTATTTGGTGTCGGACGTGACCAAGGCCGGGTTCGGAGACGTGGACTTCGGGTGGGGGAAGGCGGTGTACGGTGGGCCAGCCAAGGGAGGGGTGGGGGCCATCCCAGGGGTGGCCAGCTTCTACATCCCTTTCAAGAACGCCAAGGGGGAGGATGGGATCGTGGTTCCCATTTGCCTGCCTGCTCCGGCCATGGAGAGGTTTGTGGCCGAGATCGAGGGGCTGATGAAGGAGCCTGCCGCAGAGGAGAACATGGAAAGAACCACCTCACCCCACATTATGTCTGCACTCTGA